One genomic segment of Chitinophaga sancti includes these proteins:
- a CDS encoding SDR family NAD(P)-dependent oxidoreductase, whose amino-acid sequence MSTIIGITPFESPDVHLAIALANAKAFPVLHLGRNRQVAETALSALALQLSQPFGVCIVHTSVADISLPEQVSMVIAPYGMKLKLPKRVQLFYQVHSLAEAKLAKKEKADGIILKGNESGGKTGDESSYILFQQVVKAIPDAHIYVQGGIGIHTTAALIATGATGVVLDSQLALFPECTAPKALKNVCEKLNGNETRLIDHFRVLVRPNSPELPENATMAQLEPLLQTLELDKGFLPLGQDIAISTDLVKRYKKLGRLITGMHHAIRGHIRQAQTQPVISPNNALAKELNITYPIAQGPMTRVSDVPAFAAAVANAGALPFVALSLLKGESARNLIRETKQLAGDKTWGVGILGFAPQELRDEQTAYIQEEKPPFVLIAGGRPSQAKALEQQGIQSFLHVPSASLLDMFIKEGARKFVFEGRECGGHVGPLSSFVLWEKQIDRLLQEENAGQFSLFFAGGIHDALSAAFIGVMVAPLATKGAKVGVLMGTAYIYTKEAVETGAILQQFQDQAIAHNHTVLLETAPGHETRCLHSPFADYFNKEKEQLVAANVDKKEIWAQLESLNVGRLRIAAKGVDRTDDGLVKIAPKQQLSEGMYMIGQVAAMRNETVTMHALHEDVAAMNQTIIDKAILPAPLTQPEKALDVAIIGMACIYPGAKNIDEFWANILNGVDCVTEVPDERWNKELYFDNNSNDGEMSPSKWGGFIPRIDFDPMAFGIPPQSLAAIDPTQLLALLVAKQALDNAGYGGKEFNGEDVSVIIGAEGGTDLANSYGFRSTYRQYLGEMPDELKAVLPRMTEDSFPGVLANVISGRITNRLDLGGRNYTVDAACASSLAAIDLACQELVLGKSEMVLAGAADLHNGINDYLMFSSTHALSKKGRCATFDSEADGIALGEGVAMIVLKRLSDAKRDGDKIYAVIKGVGGSSDGKSLGLTAPRKAGQVKALERAYEMSGISPATVGLVEAHGTGTVVGDKTEISAISDMLIQNGAVIGQTYLGSVKTQIGHTKCAAGLAGLIKAALSVYHGVKPPTLHMKTPNSFYNPASSPFLFNAEAGLWLDDKRTAGVSAFGFGGTNFHAVIENDASVQDAHTAIKTWPAELFVFRGNSQPLLKAVSSILQNNDSISLKDLAYSLAVYSQEPVSLSIVATGREDLMMKLDLAMAGATSKDIYVTAPVEGKVAFLFPGQGSQRINMARELFVAFPEMRQLLKKHPAYEKVLFPPAVFNNEAIQQQKEQIKDTRVAQPVLGIVDLAMAQFLQSLGIEPDMMAGHSYGELPALCFAGAFADEQLVPLSELRAKAILGGVIDDKGMMVAVSCGEDVLKAFTGEGTGVYPVNHNSPAQWALAGKKADMEALMEKLKEAKISYKQMEVACAFHSPVIAGAKALYETAIKDVDFAPIAIPVWSNTTAQLYPTQPAEIRARLAEHIVKPVLFAEEVEHMYAAGARVFIEAGPGKVLSNLAKSTLGKETLVLHTEDKAPHAITHLLNTLAKYISTGRAINLEKLFDGRDVQVLQLDNPAQYKKSATVWLVNGHMAVPSVGKLPAHGAMPLLQPLKLNIGAAPVVVAPPAGNAEYMVQEYLNSVKLLVQAQRDVILGYLGHTPAAMSIAAAVAPATHVAVQVATPAPAPASAPTKRDTKRILIEVVSEKTGYPHEMLGLEMDMEADLSIDSIKRMEIIGELRTQMGGFKSSGKSDEAVVEQLAGIKTLNGLLQWIAENVDAQSLPDAGGVSLQHAIAQQPVVDIKDTILQIVSEKTGYPQEMLGLDLDMEADLSIDSIKRMEIIGELRTRLGGFKTSGQSDEAVVEQLAGIKTLNGLLVWISGNMDQPQAAPAAAPSTSAAAQTSVTWSESEIKNILLLTVSEKTGYPTDMLGMDLDLEADLSIDSIKRMEILGELKIKIGSFSQNGEDKTEALAGIKTLNGLLRWIAENVGGTAPASPVQNVGNAIPVYNTANAIAAATAASLSRLCFSLTPSVFAQQAVAIKDAKFAIMDDGSALPAALQSLLVEKGASVTIIKGEEPLDEYQGLIIPDLLTAPGRPNILTAFDTIKKLNPEKAKWVYAISGVLNGDAKDLRSVQGYPGFLKSLDKEWETTRCRSITLTGQFPADRIPGMIIDEILHPDEPAEVIYHNGSRHTFSLIPSQLPVGDTSQLQLNKNSVVLVLGGAQGITAELMIRFAKDYPCNYILVGRSADPRNVVASQYASLTTKDAIKKQLIAEGQLTKPADIEKKASDIHKANQILSTIHSLEQNGATVIYRSLDLRNEQEISALIDQVYKNYGRIDGVVHGAGLLEDKLFQQKTSESFERVFTTKVTPLRILAEQLRPDVQFVIFFSSVASVYGNRGQTDYAAANSVMDRYAWELRNTIKGKVTAINWGPWKGTGMVSPALEREYERRGIALIPLQEGMELFVNELKYGNESQVLIMA is encoded by the coding sequence ATGTCTACAATTATCGGGATCACCCCGTTCGAAAGCCCTGACGTCCACCTTGCCATTGCTTTGGCTAATGCGAAAGCCTTCCCTGTACTTCATTTAGGACGTAACAGACAAGTTGCGGAAACAGCATTGTCTGCACTGGCACTACAACTGTCACAACCCTTCGGTGTATGTATTGTGCATACTAGTGTTGCAGATATTTCCCTCCCTGAGCAGGTATCAATGGTTATTGCACCCTATGGAATGAAATTAAAACTGCCAAAGAGAGTGCAACTGTTTTACCAGGTGCATAGTCTTGCCGAAGCGAAGCTGGCAAAGAAAGAGAAGGCAGACGGTATCATTCTCAAAGGGAATGAAAGTGGTGGTAAAACAGGTGATGAATCATCTTACATTTTATTTCAGCAGGTAGTCAAAGCAATTCCTGATGCCCACATATATGTACAGGGAGGCATCGGTATTCACACTACAGCGGCCCTTATAGCCACTGGCGCTACCGGGGTGGTACTGGACAGCCAACTGGCACTCTTTCCTGAATGTACAGCCCCTAAAGCATTAAAAAATGTATGCGAAAAACTCAATGGCAATGAGACCCGCCTCATCGATCATTTCCGCGTACTGGTACGCCCCAACTCTCCGGAGCTGCCAGAAAACGCTACCATGGCCCAGTTAGAGCCATTGTTACAAACTTTGGAACTGGATAAAGGTTTCCTGCCACTGGGTCAGGACATTGCCATTTCTACCGACCTTGTAAAGCGATATAAGAAATTAGGCAGACTCATCACCGGTATGCATCATGCTATTCGTGGGCATATCAGGCAGGCACAGACACAGCCTGTCATCAGTCCGAACAATGCACTGGCGAAGGAATTGAACATTACCTATCCCATTGCACAAGGGCCGATGACACGTGTGAGCGACGTGCCCGCTTTTGCTGCGGCTGTAGCCAATGCAGGTGCTCTGCCATTCGTAGCCCTGTCTTTATTGAAAGGCGAATCAGCCAGAAACCTGATCCGCGAAACCAAACAACTTGCCGGTGACAAAACCTGGGGTGTGGGTATACTCGGGTTTGCACCGCAGGAGCTGAGAGATGAGCAGACTGCTTACATACAGGAAGAAAAACCGCCATTCGTGCTCATAGCCGGTGGCCGCCCCTCTCAGGCCAAAGCGCTGGAGCAGCAGGGTATCCAGTCTTTCCTGCATGTACCCTCAGCTTCATTGCTGGATATGTTTATAAAAGAAGGGGCCAGGAAATTTGTATTTGAAGGCCGCGAATGCGGAGGACACGTAGGGCCCCTGTCCAGCTTTGTGCTGTGGGAGAAACAAATTGACAGACTATTGCAGGAAGAAAATGCGGGCCAGTTCAGTTTGTTTTTTGCAGGTGGTATTCACGATGCATTGTCAGCAGCTTTTATTGGTGTGATGGTCGCACCATTGGCGACCAAAGGTGCGAAAGTTGGTGTGTTGATGGGTACTGCTTATATCTATACGAAAGAAGCAGTAGAGACGGGTGCAATCCTGCAGCAATTCCAGGATCAGGCCATTGCACATAATCATACCGTTTTATTAGAAACTGCCCCGGGCCATGAAACCCGTTGTCTGCACTCTCCTTTTGCCGATTATTTTAATAAGGAAAAGGAGCAGCTGGTAGCTGCAAATGTGGATAAAAAAGAGATCTGGGCGCAACTCGAATCACTGAATGTAGGCCGTTTGCGGATTGCTGCGAAAGGTGTGGATAGAACAGATGATGGTTTGGTGAAAATAGCACCAAAGCAACAACTAAGTGAAGGCATGTATATGATTGGGCAGGTAGCCGCCATGCGCAATGAAACGGTGACGATGCATGCACTACATGAAGATGTGGCAGCAATGAATCAGACCATTATTGATAAAGCTATTTTGCCTGCTCCGCTTACACAGCCGGAGAAAGCACTGGATGTAGCCATCATCGGTATGGCTTGTATCTATCCGGGTGCGAAAAATATCGATGAGTTCTGGGCGAATATATTGAATGGTGTAGACTGTGTAACTGAGGTGCCGGATGAGAGATGGAACAAGGAATTGTATTTTGATAATAATTCGAATGATGGCGAGATGTCTCCTTCCAAGTGGGGAGGATTTATTCCGCGTATTGATTTCGATCCGATGGCGTTTGGGATTCCACCACAGTCATTGGCAGCGATAGACCCTACACAGTTGCTGGCATTGCTGGTAGCGAAGCAGGCATTGGATAATGCGGGGTATGGCGGAAAGGAATTTAATGGAGAAGATGTATCTGTAATTATAGGTGCAGAAGGTGGTACTGATCTGGCAAATAGTTATGGGTTCAGATCTACGTATCGACAGTATCTGGGTGAGATGCCGGATGAGTTGAAAGCAGTGTTGCCAAGAATGACGGAAGATAGTTTTCCGGGCGTGCTGGCCAATGTGATCTCTGGTCGTATTACGAACAGGTTGGATCTGGGTGGACGTAACTATACGGTAGATGCCGCTTGCGCATCGTCCCTGGCGGCGATTGACCTGGCCTGTCAGGAGCTGGTATTGGGTAAGTCCGAAATGGTGCTGGCTGGTGCTGCCGACCTGCACAATGGGATTAATGACTACCTGATGTTTAGTAGTACGCATGCATTGTCAAAGAAAGGACGATGCGCAACTTTTGATAGTGAGGCGGATGGGATTGCACTGGGTGAAGGGGTAGCGATGATTGTGCTGAAAAGATTGTCAGATGCAAAGAGAGATGGAGATAAAATATATGCTGTGATCAAAGGTGTGGGTGGTAGTAGTGATGGGAAGAGTTTAGGGCTAACTGCACCACGTAAGGCAGGGCAGGTGAAAGCATTGGAACGTGCTTATGAGATGAGTGGAATATCTCCGGCTACAGTAGGTTTGGTGGAAGCGCATGGTACCGGTACTGTAGTAGGTGATAAGACTGAGATCAGTGCCATCTCTGACATGCTGATTCAGAATGGTGCGGTGATCGGGCAGACCTACCTGGGTTCTGTAAAGACACAGATCGGGCATACTAAGTGTGCTGCAGGTCTGGCAGGATTGATCAAGGCTGCATTGTCAGTATATCATGGTGTGAAGCCGCCTACCTTGCATATGAAGACGCCGAATAGTTTTTATAATCCGGCAAGCAGTCCTTTCCTGTTTAATGCGGAAGCAGGGTTGTGGCTGGATGATAAGCGTACGGCGGGTGTCAGCGCATTTGGGTTTGGAGGTACGAACTTCCATGCAGTGATCGAAAATGATGCCAGCGTACAGGACGCGCATACAGCGATTAAGACATGGCCGGCAGAGTTATTCGTATTCAGAGGAAATAGTCAGCCGTTGTTGAAAGCGGTGAGCAGCATACTCCAAAACAATGATAGTATATCACTGAAGGATCTGGCTTATAGTCTGGCAGTGTATAGCCAGGAGCCGGTATCCTTATCTATTGTAGCTACCGGCAGAGAAGATCTGATGATGAAATTAGATCTGGCCATGGCAGGTGCTACTTCTAAAGATATTTATGTGACAGCGCCTGTAGAAGGGAAGGTAGCCTTTTTATTCCCTGGGCAGGGTAGTCAGCGGATCAATATGGCGAGAGAGCTGTTCGTGGCTTTCCCCGAGATGAGACAGTTGCTGAAGAAACATCCTGCTTATGAGAAAGTGTTGTTTCCACCGGCGGTGTTTAATAATGAGGCGATCCAGCAACAGAAAGAACAGATCAAAGACACAAGGGTAGCGCAACCTGTGTTGGGCATTGTGGACCTGGCCATGGCGCAGTTCCTGCAATCATTGGGTATTGAGCCTGATATGATGGCAGGGCATAGTTATGGCGAGTTGCCGGCGTTGTGTTTTGCAGGGGCATTTGCTGATGAGCAGTTGGTACCGCTCAGTGAGTTGCGTGCGAAAGCAATACTGGGTGGCGTGATTGATGATAAGGGGATGATGGTGGCTGTAAGCTGTGGGGAAGATGTATTAAAAGCATTTACGGGTGAGGGTACGGGTGTGTATCCGGTGAATCATAATTCCCCTGCGCAATGGGCATTGGCTGGTAAGAAAGCTGATATGGAAGCGCTGATGGAGAAATTGAAAGAGGCAAAGATCTCTTACAAACAGATGGAAGTGGCCTGTGCATTCCATAGTCCGGTGATAGCGGGTGCAAAGGCGCTATATGAGACCGCGATCAAGGATGTAGATTTTGCGCCTATTGCCATTCCTGTATGGTCAAATACTACGGCACAGTTATATCCAACACAACCAGCGGAGATCAGGGCAAGATTGGCGGAGCATATCGTTAAACCAGTATTGTTTGCAGAAGAGGTGGAACACATGTATGCTGCAGGTGCAAGGGTGTTTATTGAAGCAGGACCGGGTAAAGTGTTGAGTAATCTGGCAAAGTCAACTTTAGGTAAAGAAACGCTGGTGTTGCATACAGAAGATAAAGCACCGCACGCGATCACCCATTTGTTGAATACACTGGCAAAATATATAAGTACAGGTAGAGCGATCAATTTAGAGAAACTATTTGATGGTCGTGATGTGCAGGTATTACAACTGGATAACCCTGCTCAATATAAGAAGAGTGCTACAGTATGGCTTGTAAATGGGCATATGGCAGTGCCTTCTGTGGGTAAGTTGCCAGCGCATGGTGCAATGCCGTTATTGCAGCCATTGAAACTGAATATTGGCGCGGCTCCTGTAGTGGTAGCTCCTCCTGCGGGCAATGCAGAATATATGGTGCAGGAATATTTGAATAGTGTGAAATTGTTGGTGCAGGCACAGAGAGATGTGATATTGGGTTATTTGGGTCATACGCCTGCGGCAATGTCGATTGCGGCGGCTGTGGCGCCGGCTACGCATGTGGCGGTCCAGGTTGCGACGCCAGCACCAGCTCCGGCTTCTGCTCCTACAAAGAGAGATACTAAACGCATCCTCATCGAAGTAGTCAGTGAAAAAACAGGTTATCCACACGAAATGCTAGGTCTTGAAATGGACATGGAAGCAGACCTGAGCATTGACTCTATCAAGCGTATGGAGATCATCGGGGAGCTGCGTACCCAAATGGGTGGTTTCAAATCAAGTGGCAAATCAGACGAAGCAGTTGTAGAACAACTGGCAGGTATCAAAACACTGAATGGTCTGCTGCAATGGATCGCTGAAAACGTAGATGCACAGAGCTTACCAGATGCTGGTGGCGTATCGCTGCAACATGCCATTGCACAACAACCTGTGGTCGATATCAAAGACACTATTTTGCAAATTGTGAGTGAAAAGACCGGTTATCCACAAGAGATGCTGGGCTTAGATCTCGACATGGAAGCGGATCTGAGTATAGATTCTATTAAGCGCATGGAGATCATAGGTGAACTCCGCACCCGGTTGGGGGGCTTCAAAACCAGCGGTCAGAGCGACGAAGCTGTGGTAGAACAATTAGCGGGTATCAAAACCTTAAATGGTCTGTTAGTATGGATTTCAGGAAATATGGATCAGCCACAGGCGGCTCCGGCAGCAGCTCCATCCACATCTGCTGCGGCGCAAACATCGGTAACCTGGTCCGAAAGCGAAATTAAAAATATACTCCTGCTCACGGTCAGTGAAAAAACCGGCTACCCTACTGATATGCTGGGTATGGACCTGGACCTGGAAGCGGATCTCAGTATTGATTCTATCAAACGTATGGAAATACTGGGTGAGCTGAAAATAAAGATTGGCAGCTTCTCCCAGAATGGAGAAGATAAAACAGAAGCTCTTGCAGGGATTAAAACCCTGAATGGTTTGCTGCGTTGGATTGCTGAAAATGTAGGTGGTACTGCGCCAGCGAGTCCTGTGCAGAATGTGGGTAACGCAATTCCTGTATACAATACCGCCAATGCGATAGCTGCCGCAACAGCAGCAAGTCTTTCAAGGTTGTGTTTCTCTTTGACGCCTTCCGTTTTTGCCCAGCAGGCGGTTGCTATTAAAGATGCGAAGTTTGCTATCATGGACGATGGCAGCGCATTGCCTGCGGCTTTGCAAAGTTTGCTGGTTGAAAAAGGCGCCAGTGTTACGATCATAAAAGGTGAAGAACCTTTAGATGAATACCAGGGGCTGATCATTCCAGATCTGCTTACAGCACCCGGCCGGCCTAACATCCTCACAGCATTTGACACCATCAAAAAGCTGAACCCTGAAAAAGCGAAATGGGTATATGCCATTTCCGGTGTACTGAATGGCGATGCCAAAGACCTGCGTAGTGTACAAGGCTATCCCGGTTTTCTGAAAAGCCTGGACAAGGAATGGGAAACCACCAGGTGCCGTAGCATTACACTGACAGGCCAGTTCCCGGCTGATCGCATTCCAGGTATGATCATCGATGAAATTCTTCATCCTGATGAACCAGCAGAAGTGATTTATCACAATGGCAGCAGACATACTTTTAGTCTGATACCTTCACAATTACCCGTAGGTGATACTTCACAACTGCAATTGAATAAGAACAGCGTAGTACTGGTATTAGGCGGTGCACAGGGCATTACAGCAGAACTGATGATCCGCTTTGCAAAGGATTATCCTTGTAATTATATACTCGTAGGTCGCTCCGCTGACCCTCGCAATGTGGTAGCTTCTCAATATGCATCTCTCACAACCAAAGATGCGATCAAAAAGCAACTGATAGCCGAAGGACAACTCACCAAACCGGCGGACATAGAAAAGAAAGCTTCCGATATACACAAAGCAAACCAGATATTATCCACCATCCATTCGCTTGAGCAAAATGGTGCGACTGTTATTTATCGCTCACTCGACCTGCGCAATGAACAGGAGATCAGTGCACTGATCGATCAGGTATACAAAAACTATGGCCGGATTGATGGCGTAGTACATGGAGCCGGATTATTAGAAGATAAACTCTTCCAGCAAAAGACTTCTGAATCATTCGAACGCGTGTTCACGACCAAAGTTACACCACTGAGAATACTGGCAGAACAACTGCGTCCGGATGTACAGTTTGTGATCTTCTTCTCCAGCGTGGCCTCAGTATATGGCAACCGTGGCCAAACTGACTATGCTGCTGCCAACAGTGTGATGGACCGCTATGCATGGGAGCTGCGCAACACCATTAAAGGGAAAGTGACAGCTATCAACTGGGGTCCATGGAAAGGCACCGGGATGGTGTCTCCTGCGCTGGAAAGGGAATACGAACGCAGAGGCATTGCTCTCATCCCTTTACAGGAAGGCATGGAGCTATTTGTAAACGAGCTGAAATATGGAAATGAGAGCCAGGTACTGATCATGGCTTAA
- a CDS encoding DUF6515 family protein has product MKNRIYVLLTLIALVSVATVDSAYAQRSRGHWGGGGGGRIAFGGGGGRIVVGGGARIGVGIGAAIVGPRIYAGGYYRSPYYAHYPRPYYRPYRYYGMPIGFVVNVLPYGFLSFNTAWGPYYYYDGYFYQSFVAEGAQREQYQVVDPPMGVVIPGLPNGVNTVVIDGNTYYEKNGTYYQEILQDKQVKYVVVGKNGQLDTGKAQDEQTAPEPEPEILQQLPNGCRGVEINGQQLYVSPDGMYYQEVTNADSSRGYKVVGKLSADN; this is encoded by the coding sequence ATGAAGAATAGAATATATGTGTTGCTGACCTTGATAGCCCTGGTAAGTGTCGCAACAGTTGATAGTGCGTATGCCCAACGTAGTCGTGGACATTGGGGCGGTGGCGGTGGAGGCCGTATAGCATTTGGTGGTGGTGGTGGAAGGATCGTTGTGGGCGGTGGCGCCAGGATCGGTGTTGGTATTGGTGCGGCTATTGTAGGCCCACGCATCTATGCGGGTGGTTATTACCGCTCTCCTTATTATGCGCATTACCCACGTCCATATTATCGTCCATACCGTTATTACGGCATGCCAATAGGATTCGTAGTGAATGTATTGCCTTATGGCTTCCTTTCTTTCAACACAGCATGGGGTCCTTACTACTATTATGATGGATACTTCTATCAATCATTTGTAGCCGAAGGTGCGCAGCGTGAACAATACCAGGTAGTAGATCCTCCAATGGGTGTAGTGATACCAGGTTTACCAAATGGAGTAAATACGGTGGTGATTGACGGGAATACCTACTACGAAAAGAACGGTACTTACTACCAGGAAATCCTACAGGATAAACAAGTAAAATATGTGGTAGTAGGTAAGAACGGACAGCTGGATACAGGCAAAGCACAGGACGAACAAACTGCGCCTGAGCCTGAACCGGAGATATTGCAACAACTGCCAAATGGTTGCAGGGGAGTTGAAATAAATGGTCAACAATTATACGTATCTCCAGATGGTATGTATTACCAGGAAGTCACTAACGCAGACAGTTCCAGAGGATATAAAGTCGTTGGAAAGCTGTCAGCAGACAATTAA
- a CDS encoding aldo/keto reductase — MKYNTLGKSDLQISEIAFGCMSLGENTLENTFLVHRALDKGINFFDTADLYNYGDNEIQLGLALKGKRDKAVVATKVGNEWRADKSGWDWNPSKAYILRSVDESLRRLGTDYIDLYQLHGGMMEDPIDETIAAFEELQQAGKIRYYGISSIRPNVIREYINRSNIVSVMMQYCLLDRRPEETCLDLLKSNNIGVLARGGVAKGLLAGKHPEPYLNYDAAAVAKAALAVANISQQGRTLAQTALRFVLHQPAIAAAVVGIRTQNQLEEAAGVFKSAALTANEIAELEQSIKPNLYDQHR; from the coding sequence ATGAAATACAATACCCTGGGTAAATCGGACCTTCAGATCAGCGAAATCGCTTTTGGATGCATGTCGCTGGGAGAGAACACTTTAGAAAATACTTTCCTGGTACATCGCGCGCTGGACAAGGGGATTAACTTCTTTGACACGGCGGATCTTTACAATTATGGGGATAATGAAATACAACTGGGATTGGCGCTGAAAGGGAAACGGGATAAGGCGGTTGTAGCCACCAAGGTAGGAAACGAGTGGAGAGCAGATAAAAGCGGGTGGGATTGGAATCCGTCCAAAGCTTATATCCTCAGATCAGTAGATGAGAGCCTGCGCCGCCTGGGTACGGACTACATCGATCTGTACCAGTTGCATGGGGGCATGATGGAGGATCCCATTGATGAGACCATTGCTGCTTTTGAAGAATTGCAGCAGGCTGGGAAGATCCGGTATTATGGTATCTCTTCTATTCGGCCGAATGTGATCAGGGAATATATCAACCGCTCTAATATCGTGAGTGTAATGATGCAATACTGCCTTCTGGACCGCAGACCGGAAGAAACCTGTTTAGACTTATTAAAATCAAACAATATCGGGGTATTAGCAAGGGGAGGAGTGGCCAAAGGCTTACTCGCCGGCAAGCACCCGGAGCCGTACCTGAACTATGATGCTGCCGCCGTAGCAAAAGCAGCGCTGGCAGTCGCAAACATTTCACAGCAGGGTCGTACACTGGCCCAAACTGCATTACGGTTTGTATTGCATCAGCCGGCTATCGCCGCAGCCGTAGTGGGGATCAGAACACAGAATCAACTGGAAGAAGCGGCAGGGGTGTTTAAGTCAGCAGCTCTGACAGCTAATGAAATAGCGGAACTGGAACAATCAATCAAACCAAATCTTTACGACCAGCATCGTTAA
- a CDS encoding GIY-YIG nuclease family protein — protein sequence MEQVLIGKCVYIINTGKNLYKIGKTQDLQKRLSSYHTHLPVMFRVIRQYPAANMDDLEECLHVIFQHKRVKGEWFELQPSDLVICDNVARNYALSRIHKQARQYGHIRYSDDPLLQVMEANEKYLQDYSRVAQDIDLGLSTDEVFELHEGTVPKAVIETVRRLLKYRTPNSAFLSKWLPVVNELSNGSSEVAILNKYKGQISRNTIQMIKRILRNQLF from the coding sequence ATGGAACAGGTCCTCATTGGCAAGTGCGTTTATATTATCAATACAGGAAAAAACCTCTACAAGATTGGGAAAACCCAGGATCTGCAGAAAAGGCTTTCTTCCTATCATACTCACCTGCCCGTAATGTTCCGTGTAATCCGACAATACCCTGCTGCCAACATGGATGACCTGGAAGAATGTCTGCATGTAATATTCCAGCACAAAAGGGTAAAGGGTGAATGGTTCGAACTCCAGCCTTCCGACCTCGTTATTTGTGACAACGTAGCCCGCAATTACGCACTCAGTCGTATACATAAGCAAGCCAGACAATATGGACATATCCGCTACAGCGATGATCCCCTATTGCAGGTAATGGAAGCAAATGAAAAATACCTGCAGGATTATAGCCGGGTGGCACAGGATATAGACCTGGGTCTGAGTACGGACGAAGTATTTGAGCTACACGAAGGAACTGTGCCTAAAGCAGTTATAGAAACCGTGCGCCGGTTATTGAAATACCGTACGCCTAACTCAGCCTTCCTGAGCAAATGGTTGCCGGTAGTGAACGAACTGAGCAATGGTAGCTCAGAAGTAGCCATTCTGAATAAATACAAGGGACAAATAAGCCGCAATACGATCCAGATGATAAAAAGGATCCTCCGCAACCAGTTGTTTTAA